One Sanguibacter sp. HDW7 DNA window includes the following coding sequences:
- a CDS encoding WG repeat-containing protein: MKSYRVLVLMVLCVSIAAGWFSLARSNATLTGEYDSRLAAGRAAAEIGATREVQEQMRAALAIRPSFEVANELAVYLRDNAPQDMYVDELEKLVAGYPNRPEGYEMLVAAHTKAEEWPEAYAVLEAAAAREVVSTALTTERTGLAYRYRLAPTPYPEITPYTRYDVATILDGSEWAYVNAKGTTLDGRFDVVSPYWNGERAVVVEGLPRFVDDKGQTTYVATRAGYAGYGIYADGLFDATLKDGTATFLTDAFRPAFGDTVYEEVTTFVGGLAGAKQGGAWSVLDRGGKVVGSGYAAVAVDESRILVGQDRYFAKVGESFQMFDMAGSRVGDGAYEDARPFDASGPAAVKVGGDWGFVGTDGSMVVAPAFEDARSFANGLAAVRTGGLWGYVDSAGKLVIPATFRDATRFSSEGTALVLTDAASTPAMLLDLDSPTASPSPDGAATPAPTATGTAAADATSDPAGTPADPGATSDPSLPTTPAPGEAPRVEETPGWRLLELVRFK; encoded by the coding sequence GTGAAGTCCTATCGTGTGCTCGTCCTCATGGTCCTCTGCGTCTCCATCGCGGCGGGCTGGTTCTCGCTCGCCCGGAGCAACGCGACGCTGACGGGCGAGTACGACTCCCGTCTCGCTGCCGGCCGCGCCGCCGCGGAGATCGGTGCGACCCGCGAGGTGCAGGAGCAGATGCGCGCCGCGCTCGCGATCCGGCCGAGCTTCGAGGTCGCGAACGAGCTTGCGGTGTACCTGCGCGACAACGCCCCGCAGGACATGTACGTCGACGAGCTCGAGAAGCTCGTCGCGGGATACCCGAACCGTCCCGAGGGCTACGAGATGCTCGTGGCCGCGCACACCAAGGCCGAGGAGTGGCCCGAGGCATATGCGGTGCTCGAGGCTGCGGCGGCGCGCGAGGTCGTGTCGACGGCACTGACGACTGAACGAACAGGTCTTGCGTATCGCTACCGGCTCGCTCCCACGCCGTACCCCGAGATCACGCCGTACACCCGGTACGACGTCGCGACGATCCTCGACGGCTCGGAGTGGGCGTACGTGAATGCGAAGGGGACGACGCTCGACGGGCGGTTCGACGTCGTGAGCCCGTACTGGAACGGTGAGCGCGCCGTCGTCGTCGAGGGGCTGCCCCGATTTGTCGACGACAAGGGCCAGACGACGTACGTGGCGACGCGTGCGGGGTACGCGGGCTACGGCATCTACGCCGACGGGCTCTTCGACGCGACGCTCAAGGACGGGACGGCGACTTTCCTGACCGACGCGTTCCGTCCAGCGTTCGGCGACACGGTGTACGAGGAGGTCACGACGTTCGTCGGTGGCCTCGCCGGCGCCAAGCAGGGTGGGGCTTGGTCGGTGCTCGACCGCGGCGGCAAGGTCGTCGGATCGGGCTACGCGGCAGTGGCTGTCGACGAGTCGCGGATCCTCGTCGGTCAGGACCGCTACTTCGCCAAGGTCGGCGAGTCGTTCCAGATGTTCGACATGGCGGGCTCGCGCGTCGGGGACGGTGCGTACGAGGACGCGCGACCCTTCGACGCGTCGGGGCCGGCGGCCGTCAAGGTCGGGGGCGACTGGGGCTTCGTCGGCACGGACGGCTCGATGGTCGTCGCCCCGGCGTTCGAGGACGCTCGCTCGTTCGCGAACGGTCTGGCCGCGGTGCGCACCGGTGGGCTGTGGGGCTATGTGGACTCTGCGGGGAAGCTCGTCATCCCGGCGACGTTCCGCGACGCGACGCGGTTCAGCTCGGAGGGCACGGCGCTCGTGCTCACGGACGCCGCGAGCACGCCCGCGATGCTCCTCGACCTCGATTCTCCGACGGCCTCCCCGAGCCCTGACGGCGCGGCGACCCCCGCGCCGACGGCGACGGGCACCGCCGCTGCCGACGCGACGAGCGACCCGGCAGGGACGCCGGCCGATCCCGGCGCGACCTCGGACCCTTCTCTTCCCACCACCCCCGCCCCGGGCGAGGCCCCTCGTGTCGAGGAAACTCCTGGGTGGCGGCTGCTCGAGCTTGTGAGGTTCAAGTGA
- a CDS encoding FHA domain-containing protein produces MTTFDYTEAGGGGRLETVLAPEASIDGTTWGMLSHNVIPGIARVSRSQLDDRVSLAFGVVGTPLARTMDQQLRKEEVLWMLDAMVEAVLAVERHMIPVESVVYDPDHVYVDAASRTVTMICVPVDGVDHGDPVTFFKKVIFNLRYDQRDDTTYVSDLINVLGGSEAHDLSRLARLLRANRLTNDAAHRQHAAAAEPAPVAGVHVPPGAVAPVASPVAPDRPVGLPQPGVFQVPGGATATPQPRAAAAKVQPADDEEQISLFYLLQHYTKENKDRYDRQRKARADAKELEQVAQPVAPTMPPPGYADHGSPEVPAQLVGHDPVHGYAHGVAPGAVAQQGAVHGGYEQPGAAPATHQPYPYGAAAVTHVSAGPPADPRHAGPPGQPLPPSPYVLFGLRDEATGVTTWLEKPITVVGRRRARVDVAISDDLVSKQHAILQVDAGVCSIIDNASTNGVEVDGQKIAPLEPVVVRQGTHVKIGEARFTVVEHR; encoded by the coding sequence GTGACGACGTTCGACTACACGGAGGCGGGCGGCGGCGGTCGACTCGAGACGGTGCTCGCACCGGAGGCCTCCATCGACGGCACGACGTGGGGGATGCTCTCGCACAACGTCATCCCTGGCATCGCGCGCGTCTCGCGCTCGCAGCTCGACGACAGGGTCTCGCTCGCGTTCGGTGTCGTGGGCACCCCGCTCGCACGGACGATGGACCAGCAGCTCCGCAAGGAGGAGGTCCTGTGGATGCTCGATGCCATGGTCGAGGCGGTCCTCGCGGTCGAACGCCACATGATCCCGGTCGAGTCGGTCGTGTACGACCCTGACCACGTCTACGTCGACGCCGCCTCGCGCACCGTGACAATGATCTGCGTCCCTGTCGACGGGGTCGACCACGGTGACCCGGTGACCTTCTTCAAGAAGGTGATCTTCAACCTCCGGTACGACCAGCGCGACGACACGACGTACGTGAGCGACCTCATCAACGTCCTCGGCGGGTCCGAGGCGCACGACCTCTCGCGTCTTGCGCGTCTGCTGCGCGCGAACAGGCTGACGAACGACGCGGCCCACCGCCAGCACGCCGCTGCGGCGGAGCCGGCTCCGGTCGCCGGTGTCCACGTGCCCCCGGGTGCCGTCGCGCCGGTCGCGTCCCCGGTGGCGCCGGACCGTCCCGTCGGGCTCCCCCAGCCGGGTGTCTTCCAGGTGCCGGGCGGCGCGACGGCGACGCCACAGCCTCGTGCGGCTGCGGCCAAGGTGCAGCCGGCTGACGACGAGGAGCAGATCTCGCTCTTCTACCTCCTGCAGCACTACACCAAGGAGAACAAGGACCGCTACGACCGTCAGCGCAAGGCGCGGGCGGACGCGAAGGAGCTCGAGCAGGTCGCGCAGCCTGTGGCGCCCACGATGCCCCCGCCCGGATATGCGGACCACGGGTCTCCCGAGGTGCCGGCGCAGCTCGTCGGACACGATCCCGTCCACGGTTATGCGCACGGCGTTGCTCCGGGTGCGGTTGCGCAGCAGGGTGCCGTCCACGGCGGCTACGAGCAGCCGGGAGCGGCTCCTGCCACGCACCAGCCGTACCCGTACGGGGCGGCCGCGGTCACGCACGTCAGCGCCGGCCCGCCCGCGGACCCGCGTCACGCGGGACCGCCCGGGCAGCCCTTGCCTCCGTCGCCGTACGTGCTCTTCGGGCTGCGTGACGAGGCGACGGGCGTGACGACGTGGCTCGAGAAGCCCATCACGGTCGTCGGGCGCCGTCGGGCACGGGTCGACGTCGCGATCTCGGACGACCTCGTGAGCAAGCAGCATGCGATCCTTCAGGTCGACGCGGGTGTGTGCTCGATCATCGACAACGCCTCGACGAACGGTGTCGAGGTCGACGGCCAGAAGATCGCTCCGCTCGAGCCCGTGGTCGTACGTCAGGGAACGCACGTGAAGATCGGTGAGGCACGGTTCACGGTCGTCGAGCACCGCTGA